A genomic stretch from Arachis stenosperma cultivar V10309 chromosome 3, arast.V10309.gnm1.PFL2, whole genome shotgun sequence includes:
- the LOC130969995 gene encoding F-box/kelch-repeat protein At1g23390-like, giving the protein MAKEKKLQEHQQENEAPIYGDILEAVLSHVPLVHLVPARHVSKAWERAVSTSLQINPIKPWLTVHVQSPRAYHVTTSHAYDPRSRAWVRIHAPPINLSSAIRSSHSTLLYAISPGRFSFSVDTLHHDWHHVHPPRVWRIDPVVASVGSKIVVAGGVCDFEDDPLAVEMYDVDSGAWIRCQSMPAILKDSSASTWLSVAVTGDMVFVTEKNSGVTYSFDCAAGIWHGPYHLRPDDGVFCCVIGTLRNCLIVAGTIGDAENVKGVKLWKVNGELGFGSGEHWCEELAAMPEEMVEKLKGEDGCGAVASVTVTTVGDFVYLGNPSEPEEMVVCEVRENGGCEWWSLRNAVVEEGGRMQRVVVCGSNVGLEDLQRAVSENCGFVVKETREWIET; this is encoded by the coding sequence ATggcgaaagaaaagaagctccAAGAACACCAACAAGAGAACGAAGCTCCAATCTATGGAGACATCTTAGAGGCTGTATTATCTCACGTGCCACTTGTCCACCTCGTGCCAGCACGCCACGTGTCCAAGGCGTGGGAGCGCGCCGTCTCCACCTCCCTCCAAATCAACCCCATCAAGCCCTGGCTCACCGTGCATGTCCAGAGCCCACGTGCATATCACGTGACAACCTCCCACGCTTACGACCCACGCTCCCGTGCCTGGGTTCGGATCCACGCGCCTCCCATAAATTTGTCATCCGCTATACGCTCTTCCCACTCCACGCTCCTCTACGCCATCTCCCCTGGCAGATTCTCCTTCTCCGTTGACACTCTCCACCATGACTGGCACCACGTGCATCCACCGCGCGTGTGGCGCATCGACCCCGTGGTTGCCAGCGTGGGAAGCAAGATCGTCGTCGCTGGCGGCGTGTGCGACTTCGAGGATGATCCCCTCGCGGTGGAGATGTACGATGTGGATTCCGGTGCGTGGATCCGGTGTCAGTCTATGCCGGCAATCCTGAAGGACTCCTCAGCGTCTACGTGGCTTTCCGTTGCCGTCACAGGAGACATGGTTTTCGTGACGGAGAAAAACTCCGGTGTGACGTACTCGTTTGACTGTGCCGCCGGAATCTGGCACGGACCGTACCACCTTCGCCCCGACGACGGAGTTTTCTGCTGCGTGATTGGAACGTTGCGGAACTGTTTGATCGTGGCGGGAACAATCGGCGACGCGGAGAACGTGAAGGGAGTGAAACTGTGGAAAGTGAATGGGGAGTTAGGATTTGGATCGGGGGAGCATTGGTGCGAGGAGCTGGCGGCGATGCCGGAGGAGATGGTGGAGAAGCTTAAGGGGGAGGACGGTTGCGGGGCGGTGGCGTCGGTCACTGTAACGACGGTGGGGGATTTCGTTTACCTAGGGAACCCGTCGGAGCCGGAGGAGATGGTGGTTTGTGAGGTCAGGGAAAACGGCGGGTGTGAATGGTGGAGCCTGAGAAATGCGGTGGTGGAGGAGGGAGGTCGGATGCAGAGAGTAGTGGTTTGCGGCAGCAATGTTGGGCTTGAAGATCTGCAGAGAGCGGTTTCGGAGAATTGCGGGTTTGTTGTGAAAGAGACGAGGGAGTggattgaaacttaa
- the LOC130967120 gene encoding uncharacterized protein LOC130967120 has product MLMVQGTTPEATRHPPISTITFEQYDYQAKATNLDNAEVISIQAGDLLMKKVLLVPGSSVDVLFYSTFQKMKLSEKTMHPSSGELVGFSGERVHILGSIWMKVTLGDHPLSRTKDVQFLVVDCISPCHVILGIEKSGSNHTLRSKGSTTLLQ; this is encoded by the exons ATGCTAATGGTCCAAGGAACAACGCCAGAGGCCACACGTCACCCACCCATATCCACTATAACCTTCGAGCAGTATGACTACCAAGCAAAGGCCACCAATCTAGATAACGCCGAGGTCATTTCTATCCAGGCAGGAGATCTCCTAATGAAGAAGGTCCTACTTGTCCCAGGCAGCAGTGTTGACGTATTGTTCTACTCCACCTTCCAAAAGATGAAGCTAAGTGAAAAAACAATGCATCCTTCCTCGGGAGAGTTGGTAGGATTTTCAGGGGAACGGGTGCATATACTTGGGAGCATATGGATGAAAGTAACACTGGGAGACCACCCATTATCAAGAACAAAGGACGTGCAGTTCTTAGTGGTGGACTGCATTAGCCCTTGTCACGTCATTCTCG GTATAGAAAAATCAGGTAGCAACCATACACTTCGATCAAAGGGAAGCACGACattgctacaatga
- the LOC130967121 gene encoding uncharacterized protein LOC130967121 produces the protein MALGLRAQGSISSFEELAQSFIDDFAASSIYVHGSDYLSTIKQGQHESLKDYMMRFAKATMKIPDLSPEVHLHPLKSGLLHGKFQETMVVTKPKTLVEFREKAAGQMETEELWEARRADKQQPRRDEEKHHKTQNHKDHKKPFKLTPKAGSYQDQKYVDKSKHCAFHQKFGHTTDECVIAKDLLERLARQGHLEKSVSGRIQQEKQSSTDVQPEQNPRDT, from the exons ATGGCACTCGGCCTCAGGGCTCAGG GTTCAATCTCCTCCTTCGAAGAGTTGGCACAATCTTTCATTGACGATTTTGCTGCTTCAAGTATATACGTTCACGGGTCTGACTACCTAAGCACCATCAAGCAAGGACAACACGAGAGTTTGAAGGACTATATGATGCGGTTTGCCAAAGCTACCATGAAAATTCCAGACTTGAGCCCAGAAGTCCATTTGCATCCACTCAAAAGTGGTCTCCTCCATGGAAAGTTTCAAGAAACAATGGTCGTTACCAAACCAAAAACATTAGTAGAATTTCGAGAAAAGGCCGCAGGCCAAATGGAAACCGAAGAGCTTTGGGAGGCTCGGAGAGCTGATAAACAGCAACCTCGTCGAGATGAAGAAAAGCACCACAAGACCCAAAATCATAAAGACCACAAGAAGCCTTTTAAGCTAACACCAAA AGCAGGTTCATATCAGGATCAAAAATATGTTGACAAATCAAAGCACTGCGCTTTCCACCAGAAGTTTGGCCACACCACCGACGAATGCGTAATTGCTAAAGATCTTTTAGAAAGGTTGGCCAGACAAGGGCATTTGGAAAAATCTGTAAGTGGGCGTATACAGCAAGAGAAACAAAGTTCAACTGATGTCCAGCCTGAGCAAAACCCAAGAGACACCTGA